A portion of the Tenacibaculum todarodis genome contains these proteins:
- a CDS encoding 2OG-Fe(II) oxygenase, translated as MNLSRKEITALIFANLSNNKEILKAQFLKSKATIGYFFIDNLLPEELALEIHQKFPSTKVSVRRKNLREYKFIAFQMDKYDSLLEEVIYAFQDEKIIEIVSEICGLESTYGDEHLYAGGLSLMEKDNFLKPHLDNSHDKDINRWRVLNLLYYVSPEWELENGGNLELWPNGLKKTPLTIVSKFNRLVVMATHNNSWHSVSKVNSDAVRCCVSNYYFSEKPLFQSDSFHVTTFRAYHKEKIRDVFLLVDNFLRSSIRKVLKNGIKKSSHQYKK; from the coding sequence ATGAATTTAAGTAGAAAGGAAATAACAGCTTTAATTTTCGCTAATTTAAGTAATAATAAAGAGATTTTAAAAGCACAGTTTTTAAAATCTAAAGCTACTATTGGTTATTTTTTCATTGATAACTTATTGCCAGAAGAATTGGCATTAGAAATTCATCAAAAATTTCCATCGACAAAAGTTTCTGTAAGAAGGAAGAATTTAAGAGAATACAAGTTTATAGCTTTTCAAATGGATAAATATGATTCGCTTTTGGAGGAAGTTATTTATGCCTTTCAAGATGAAAAAATAATTGAAATAGTTTCAGAAATTTGTGGTTTAGAATCAACTTATGGTGATGAGCATTTGTATGCTGGTGGCTTGTCATTAATGGAAAAAGATAACTTCTTAAAGCCGCATTTAGATAATTCTCACGATAAAGATATAAACAGATGGCGAGTTTTAAATCTATTGTATTATGTATCGCCAGAATGGGAGTTAGAAAATGGAGGTAATTTAGAGTTATGGCCTAATGGCTTAAAGAAAACTCCATTAACTATTGTTAGTAAATTTAATAGGTTAGTGGTTATGGCAACACATAATAATTCGTGGCACTCTGTTAGTAAGGTTAATTCTGATGCTGTTAGGTGCTGTGTTTCTAATTATTATTTTTCTGAAAAACCGTTGTTTCAGTCAGATTCTTTTCATGTAACTACTTTTAGAGCTTATCATAAGGAAAAAATAAGAGATGTTTTCTTATTGGTGGATAATTTTTTACGTTCAAGTATTCGTAAAGTTTTAAAAAATGGTATAAAAAAATCTTCACATCAATATAAGAAGTAA
- a CDS encoding glycosyltransferase, with protein MKRIIVSVTNDLSTDQRVDKVCNTLHNNNFNVLLIGRKLPNSFKLDRKYNTKRINLLFNTGFLFYAEYNFRIFFLLLFSKKDILLSNDLDTLLANFLVGKIQRKKLVYDSHELFTESPELINKPFVKYVWLKLENLILPKLENCYTVCKSIADFYNKKHKTNFKVVRNLPVKKTIKKGKISFSTKTKKIIIYQGSLNIGRGLELMINVMKHLNNHIFIIIGSGDVYEDLKNKTTKENLNDKVKFLGKLTPKELHKITPLADLGISLEENLGLNYRYALPNKIFDYIQAEVPVLVSNLPEMKRVIIDYKVGEIINDRAPKKLANQIKKILERDFSSELKKAKEKLVWEKEEPKLLSVFENC; from the coding sequence TTGAAAAGAATAATTGTTTCTGTTACTAATGACTTGTCTACCGACCAACGTGTAGATAAAGTTTGTAATACATTACATAATAATAATTTTAATGTACTTTTAATTGGAAGAAAATTACCTAATAGTTTTAAATTAGATAGAAAATACAACACTAAAAGAATTAATTTACTTTTTAATACTGGTTTTTTATTTTATGCTGAATATAATTTTAGAATCTTCTTTTTGTTACTTTTCTCAAAAAAAGACATCTTACTATCGAACGATTTAGATACTCTTTTAGCTAATTTTTTAGTCGGTAAAATTCAACGTAAAAAACTGGTTTATGATAGTCACGAACTGTTTACAGAATCTCCAGAATTGATTAACAAACCTTTTGTAAAATACGTTTGGTTAAAATTAGAAAATCTGATCTTACCTAAACTAGAAAACTGCTATACAGTTTGCAAAAGCATTGCTGACTTCTATAACAAAAAACACAAAACAAACTTTAAAGTTGTTAGAAATTTACCAGTTAAAAAAACTATTAAAAAGGGCAAAATTTCTTTTTCTACTAAAACTAAAAAAATAATTATTTATCAAGGTTCCCTTAATATTGGTCGTGGTTTAGAATTAATGATTAATGTAATGAAACATCTTAATAACCATATCTTTATAATTATTGGAAGTGGTGATGTTTATGAAGATTTAAAAAACAAAACTACTAAAGAGAATCTTAATGACAAGGTGAAGTTTTTAGGCAAATTAACCCCAAAAGAATTGCATAAAATAACACCTTTAGCTGATCTAGGAATTAGCTTAGAAGAAAATTTAGGTTTAAATTATCGTTACGCATTACCCAATAAAATATTTGATTATATACAAGCTGAGGTTCCCGTTTTAGTTTCTAATTTACCAGAAATGAAACGTGTTATTATAGATTACAAGGTTGGTGAAATTATTAACGACAGAGCTCCTAAAAAACTAGCAAATCAGATAAAAAAAATACTTGAAAGAGATTTTTCTTCGGAATTAAAAAAAGCTAAAGAAAAATTAGTTTGGGAAAAAGAAGAACCTAAATTGCTTAGTGTTTTTGAAAACTGTTAG
- a CDS encoding NAD(P)-dependent oxidoreductase produces MKFGIIKERKNPPDRRVVFSPEKLQEMQQQFPEAEIVVESSDIRIFSDEQYKKAGFTVTEDVTNCDVLLGVKEVPLENLIPNKKYFFFSHTIKKQPYNRKLLKAMLDKNIELFDHETITKENGARLIGFGRYAGLVGAYNGFRAIGLRENTFSLPKVENLPDLDAVKAELDKITLPNLKILLTGTGKVAYGAKEILDHLGIKQVSDALYLTSKFTEPVYCMADVMEYAKRKDGKVGEKFAFYKDPTGYESNFMPYAKETDYFIAGHFYGNDAPYLFTREDAKHTDFNIKYVADISCDVDGPVASTLRASTIADPFYGYNPQTETETTFKDENAITVMAVDNLPCELPKDASEGFGEMFLKHVIAAFYNKDKDGILARAKMTTSGGKLSERYSYLQDYVDGKE; encoded by the coding sequence ATGAAATTCGGAATTATAAAAGAACGTAAAAATCCACCAGATAGACGCGTAGTATTTTCACCAGAAAAATTACAAGAAATGCAACAACAATTTCCAGAAGCAGAAATTGTGGTAGAAAGTTCAGATATCCGTATTTTTTCAGACGAACAATATAAAAAAGCAGGATTTACAGTAACAGAAGATGTTACAAATTGCGATGTTTTGTTAGGTGTAAAAGAAGTTCCGTTAGAAAATTTAATACCTAATAAGAAATATTTTTTCTTCAGTCACACCATAAAAAAACAACCTTATAATAGAAAGTTGTTAAAAGCGATGTTAGACAAAAATATAGAGCTGTTTGATCACGAAACCATTACAAAAGAAAACGGAGCACGTTTAATCGGTTTTGGACGTTATGCAGGTTTAGTAGGTGCTTATAACGGATTTAGAGCAATAGGTTTAAGAGAAAACACCTTCAGCTTACCAAAAGTAGAAAACTTACCAGATTTAGATGCTGTAAAAGCCGAACTAGATAAAATTACACTTCCAAATTTAAAAATCTTGCTAACCGGTACAGGAAAAGTTGCTTATGGTGCAAAAGAAATTTTAGATCATTTAGGTATTAAGCAAGTTTCAGATGCTTTGTATTTAACTTCAAAATTTACAGAACCAGTTTATTGCATGGCAGATGTTATGGAATACGCAAAACGTAAAGACGGTAAAGTAGGAGAGAAGTTTGCTTTTTACAAAGACCCAACAGGTTACGAAAGTAATTTTATGCCGTACGCAAAAGAAACAGATTATTTTATTGCAGGTCATTTTTACGGAAATGATGCACCATATTTATTCACTAGAGAAGATGCAAAACATACCGATTTTAATATAAAATATGTAGCCGATATTTCTTGTGATGTAGATGGCCCAGTAGCTTCAACATTAAGAGCTTCAACAATTGCAGATCCTTTTTATGGTTATAATCCACAAACAGAAACCGAAACAACTTTTAAAGATGAAAATGCAATTACAGTAATGGCAGTAGATAATTTACCATGTGAATTACCAAAAGACGCAAGTGAAGGTTTTGGAGAGATGTTTTTAAAACATGTAATAGCAGCATTTTACAATAAAGATAAAGACGGAATTTTAGCTCGCGCAAAAATGACAACTTCGGGAGGAAAACTTTCAGAAAGATATAGTTATTTACAAGATTATGTAGACGGAAAAGAATAA
- a CDS encoding DUF3820 family protein, translated as MLQDKQFLIDTAKMKMPYGKYKGVYLSDVPEAYIVWYKNHGFPKGKLGKMMGFVYELKLNGLEDILRKVRA; from the coding sequence ATGCTTCAAGACAAACAATTTTTAATAGATACAGCCAAAATGAAAATGCCTTACGGTAAATACAAAGGTGTGTATTTGTCAGACGTTCCAGAAGCATATATTGTTTGGTATAAAAACCATGGTTTTCCAAAAGGGAAACTCGGGAAAATGATGGGTTTTGTTTATGAATTAAAACTAAACGGATTAGAAGATATTCTTAGAAAAGTAAGAGCATAA
- a CDS encoding DUF1801 domain-containing protein: MKPAEEYILTRPEPFKSILLHLQIVIETNFPEVELKFKWKIPVYYLNGHQLCYINASLKKGFVDVGFWAKNILEEYSDVMVSEGRTVVKSLRYTSIEDVDNELLLKVLKEVSLHSHKGFYKR, translated from the coding sequence ATGAAACCCGCTGAAGAATATATCTTAACACGCCCAGAACCTTTTAAATCTATTTTATTGCATTTGCAAATTGTAATAGAAACAAACTTTCCAGAAGTTGAGTTAAAATTTAAATGGAAAATACCAGTCTATTATTTAAATGGACATCAATTATGTTATATAAATGCTTCTCTCAAAAAAGGATTTGTAGATGTTGGTTTTTGGGCTAAAAATATTCTAGAAGAATATTCAGATGTTATGGTCTCAGAAGGTAGAACTGTTGTAAAATCGTTACGTTATACTTCAATTGAAGATGTTGATAATGAGCTTCTTTTAAAAGTATTAAAAGAAGTTAGCTTACACAGCCACAAAGGGTTTTATAAAAGATAG
- a CDS encoding transglutaminase domain-containing protein: protein MKQLFFFFFLITISTADAQYFSTVDAKVKSYPKFISAEKLADLISEDFNSDTEKVRATYIWLTQNIRYDLAEYYSPTKTSYSFSYSSEEEKQQKITTLNNQIVSETLSSKKAVCEGYARVFAKICTLLKIENEFIKGYIRNSPQEIGIPIFNANHAWNAVKINDEWRYFDATWGAGHEENGKWKRSFTNYFFDIPTEKLFFTHFPEQTIWQLRVKRLSKTAFYKQPIYNHKFLNTNLTLVFPTSGVIKKNKEGYIEFQIKNLKSTQKVFVGFKGSRYSQKPKINFKESTGFIKIIPPKSSKEAYLIIDGNVVLEFLIQ, encoded by the coding sequence ATGAAACAACTTTTCTTTTTCTTTTTTCTGATTACAATTTCTACTGCTGATGCACAATATTTTAGTACCGTTGATGCAAAAGTAAAAAGTTACCCTAAATTTATTTCTGCTGAAAAATTAGCCGACTTAATTTCAGAAGATTTTAATTCAGACACAGAAAAAGTAAGAGCTACTTATATTTGGTTAACACAAAACATCCGTTATGATTTAGCCGAATATTACAGCCCGACTAAAACCAGCTACTCATTTAGTTATTCTTCGGAAGAGGAAAAGCAGCAAAAAATAACAACGTTAAATAATCAAATTGTTTCTGAAACACTTTCTTCTAAAAAAGCTGTTTGCGAAGGTTACGCAAGAGTTTTCGCTAAAATCTGTACACTTCTTAAAATAGAAAATGAATTTATAAAAGGTTATATAAGAAACTCACCTCAAGAAATAGGAATACCTATTTTTAACGCAAATCATGCTTGGAATGCAGTAAAAATTAATGATGAATGGCGCTATTTTGATGCAACTTGGGGAGCTGGACACGAAGAAAACGGAAAATGGAAACGTAGTTTTACGAATTACTTTTTTGATATTCCGACGGAAAAATTATTCTTTACTCATTTCCCTGAACAAACTATTTGGCAATTGAGAGTAAAAAGATTAAGTAAAACAGCATTTTACAAGCAACCTATATATAATCACAAGTTTTTGAACACTAACTTAACTTTAGTTTTCCCAACAAGTGGAGTTATTAAGAAAAACAAAGAAGGTTATATTGAATTTCAGATTAAAAATTTAAAGAGTACTCAAAAAGTATTTGTTGGTTTTAAAGGTAGTAGATACTCTCAAAAACCAAAAATAAATTTTAAAGAGTCAACTGGTTTTATTAAAATAATTCCTCCTAAATCAAGCAAAGAAGCTTATTTAATTATTGACGGTAATGTAGTTTTGGAGTTTTTAATTCAGTAA
- the kdsA gene encoding 3-deoxy-8-phosphooctulonate synthase: MNLSLVPNIKHTDSNNFFLLAGPCAIESEDMAMRIAEKVISITDKLEIPYIFKGSFKKANRSRIDSFTGIGDEKALKILRKVSETFNVPTVTDIHEVSDAALAAQYVDVLQIPAFLVRQTDLVVAAAKTGKVVNLKKGQFMSPAAMQHAVQKVKDSGSDKAWITDRGTMFGYQDMIVDFRGIPEMREFAPTILDVTHSLQQPNQTSGVTGGRPDMIETIARAGVVNNVDGLFIETHFDPANAKSDGANMLDLNYLEKLLTNLVAIRKTVNNL, from the coding sequence ATGAATTTATCTTTAGTTCCAAATATAAAACACACAGATTCTAATAATTTTTTTTTACTTGCTGGTCCTTGTGCCATAGAAAGTGAAGATATGGCAATGCGTATTGCTGAAAAAGTAATTTCTATTACAGATAAATTAGAGATTCCTTATATTTTTAAAGGAAGTTTTAAAAAAGCTAATAGAAGTAGAATTGATAGTTTTACCGGAATTGGAGATGAAAAAGCCTTAAAAATTTTACGTAAAGTTTCTGAGACTTTTAACGTGCCAACAGTTACCGATATTCATGAAGTGTCTGATGCTGCTTTAGCTGCTCAATATGTAGATGTTTTACAAATTCCTGCTTTTTTAGTTCGGCAAACCGATTTAGTAGTTGCGGCTGCAAAAACTGGTAAGGTTGTTAATTTAAAGAAAGGACAATTTATGAGTCCAGCTGCCATGCAACACGCGGTTCAAAAAGTAAAAGATAGTGGCTCTGATAAAGCTTGGATAACCGATAGAGGAACTATGTTTGGTTACCAAGATATGATTGTTGATTTTAGAGGAATTCCTGAAATGAGAGAATTTGCTCCTACAATTTTAGATGTTACACATTCTTTACAACAACCAAATCAAACAAGCGGTGTTACAGGTGGAAGACCAGACATGATTGAAACTATTGCACGTGCTGGAGTTGTAAATAACGTAGATGGTTTGTTTATTGAAACGCATTTTGACCCTGCAAACGCAAAATCTGACGGAGCAAACATGTTAGATTTAAACTACTTAGAGAAATTATTAACTAATTTGGTTGCTATTAGGAAAACTGTGAATAATTTATAG